In Maridesulfovibrio sp., a single genomic region encodes these proteins:
- a CDS encoding metallophosphoesterase has translation MSNHKYNLSNAARKPIIPSCLVPVILLCLAPLLLGADSGCGVASSDFVVISDVHFNPFSDTSLFNRLVAEPAENWNEIFQTSSKTNLPGYGSESNYTLLSKALDSAASEAQSPVMVIFPGDILGHGFNTAFYNLYGSVAPAALKSFIYKTVRFFVLQIKSRFPNQPVFFTLGNNDAYAGDYNLVAGGDFLSETASLFMNQWLEGRVQADEFTSTYKAGGYYKVDSELENIRLISLNSVLFSTRRPAPASGDAAYVQLDWFENQLAAAKEAGQKVYVVTHVPPGVDVFQTVRTFMDANGRISGVSLMWHADYQKRFLEIMESYKDLDMVFFSGHTHMDEFRLLYDEARTSHPDPILGQPAVSPIFGNNPGYRLIHVSASTWQLEDYTTHYLPLDSADKFSLEYQFSRQYGLSPLDSSHMETLTDDLVAGGAAKTDYINFYYLKSNRSPITETNWPAYRCSTKYIRASAYQTSVNADAR, from the coding sequence ATGTCGAACCACAAATACAATTTATCGAATGCGGCAAGAAAGCCGATTATTCCGAGCTGTCTGGTGCCGGTAATTCTTCTTTGCCTGGCGCCATTACTGCTTGGGGCGGACAGCGGGTGCGGTGTTGCATCTTCGGATTTCGTAGTAATAAGTGACGTACACTTCAATCCGTTCAGCGATACCTCTCTTTTCAATCGGCTGGTGGCGGAACCGGCGGAGAATTGGAACGAAATATTTCAAACTTCCAGCAAAACGAATCTGCCGGGATACGGCTCGGAATCCAATTACACTCTGTTGAGCAAGGCATTGGATTCTGCCGCGTCCGAAGCCCAGTCCCCGGTTATGGTCATTTTTCCGGGCGATATCCTCGGGCACGGCTTCAACACGGCTTTTTATAATCTCTACGGGTCAGTGGCCCCGGCGGCTCTGAAATCATTTATTTATAAAACCGTTCGTTTTTTTGTGCTTCAAATCAAGTCCCGTTTTCCTAATCAGCCCGTTTTTTTCACCCTGGGCAACAACGATGCTTACGCCGGAGATTACAACCTGGTCGCAGGCGGAGACTTTCTGTCCGAGACGGCCTCTCTTTTTATGAACCAATGGCTGGAAGGCAGGGTTCAAGCAGATGAATTCACCTCGACCTACAAAGCCGGAGGGTATTATAAGGTGGACTCAGAATTGGAAAATATACGTCTGATCAGCCTCAACTCCGTACTTTTTTCCACCCGCCGTCCGGCTCCGGCTTCCGGCGATGCTGCTTACGTCCAGCTGGACTGGTTTGAAAACCAGCTTGCTGCCGCAAAGGAGGCCGGGCAAAAGGTTTATGTCGTCACCCATGTCCCTCCGGGGGTTGATGTATTTCAGACCGTCAGAACTTTCATGGACGCGAATGGTCGCATTTCCGGGGTAAGCCTTATGTGGCACGCGGACTACCAGAAACGTTTTCTGGAGATAATGGAAAGTTACAAGGATCTGGATATGGTCTTTTTTTCAGGACATACTCACATGGATGAATTCCGTCTTTTATACGATGAGGCAAGAACGTCACACCCGGACCCTATACTCGGTCAACCGGCTGTCTCACCTATTTTCGGCAACAATCCCGGCTACAGATTAATCCATGTTTCTGCCTCTACATGGCAGCTTGAGGATTACACCACTCACTACCTGCCTCTGGATTCCGCTGATAAATTTTCTCTGGAATACCAATTCAGCAGGCAATACGGACTCAGCCCGCTGGACAGTTCGCATATGGAGACTCTTACGGATGATCTTGTCGCAGGCGGGGCAGCCAAAACCGACTACATCAATTTTTATTATCTAAAAAGCAATCGGTCGCCCATCACCGAAACCAACTGGCCGGCTTACCGATGTTCAACAAAATATATTCGTGCCTCGGCCTATCAAACCAGCGTCAATGCAGATGCCCGGTAA
- a CDS encoding HlyD family efflux transporter periplasmic adaptor subunit yields the protein MKIDFTSRKTTWIVLLLIALVPLPSILSYMQRFVVRNGIVTAYLYDVKAPIDGTVNDLAVTPGSICPNRPALLLGNQRRTGQYENLEHELNALNGILATHKKQLADYIRKMTRDIDQSLAILKARLTAEEADLKESGQRRSRTLKLVEASVAAQQEADQVEAEYSGDKSKVRSTILEIEQLEQRREMLSQGLFPQEMSDGVLQVQEQINKLELSILATKRRMTEAETASNSCAADSVNARMSRASIVIPESGVVWDVNVQNGMEVSKGDRLLSYIDRSRLMVEVAVDDATLELIEPGCGVRIRIFGRSDFIEGTVFRVMGSGAVWHDDVFAAAIRERSARDGHVLVEFKDKQLFNSIEKFCCVGRTAYAEFEGIGLVEQYFGTFLR from the coding sequence ATGAAAATTGACTTCACTAGCAGAAAAACAACGTGGATAGTCCTGCTGCTTATTGCGCTGGTACCGCTTCCATCCATCCTTAGCTATATGCAGCGTTTTGTTGTGAGAAACGGCATAGTCACGGCATATCTGTACGATGTGAAAGCTCCTATTGACGGTACGGTCAATGATCTTGCGGTGACACCGGGCAGTATCTGTCCGAATAGACCTGCCCTGCTGCTGGGCAACCAGCGAAGGACCGGCCAGTATGAAAATCTTGAACATGAATTGAATGCCCTGAACGGAATCCTCGCAACTCATAAAAAACAACTTGCGGACTACATCCGGAAAATGACGCGGGATATCGACCAGAGCCTTGCCATTCTTAAGGCCCGGCTTACGGCCGAAGAAGCCGACCTGAAAGAATCGGGACAGCGGCGTTCCCGGACACTCAAACTGGTAGAAGCTTCCGTTGCCGCCCAGCAGGAGGCCGATCAGGTTGAAGCGGAGTACAGCGGCGACAAGTCGAAAGTACGTTCCACTATTCTTGAGATAGAGCAGCTTGAGCAACGCAGGGAAATGTTGTCCCAGGGGCTTTTCCCGCAGGAAATGTCCGACGGAGTGCTTCAGGTGCAGGAGCAGATTAATAAGCTGGAGTTGAGCATTCTGGCAACTAAGCGGCGCATGACTGAAGCTGAAACAGCTTCTAATTCCTGTGCTGCGGATTCTGTAAATGCCCGTATGTCCAGAGCGTCCATTGTAATTCCGGAAAGTGGTGTTGTCTGGGATGTGAACGTGCAGAACGGGATGGAGGTTTCCAAAGGGGATAGGCTCCTTTCCTATATAGATCGCAGCCGCCTTATGGTCGAAGTAGCGGTTGACGACGCAACCCTTGAACTTATCGAGCCCGGATGCGGAGTCAGGATTCGCATCTTCGGAAGAAGTGATTTTATCGAAGGGACAGTTTTTCGGGTAATGGGCTCGGGGGCGGTCTGGCATGATGATGTTTTTGCCGCAGCCATAAGGGAACGTTCCGCACGGGACGGTCATGTGCTGGTGGAGTTCAAGGATAAACAGCTTTTCAATTCCATTGAGAAATTCTGCTGTGTCGGGCGCACCGCTTATGCTGAGTTCGAGGGCATAGGGCTTGTGGAACAGTATTTCGGTACTTTCCTGAGGTAG
- a CDS encoding bifunctional aspartate transaminase/aspartate 4-decarboxylase has product MGRNVHPFILEAADQTQKGALSRRDFFKYAACFGVTAITAGSLIGMTAPEIAQASAPDWKGLSRESPFEIKNRLIEMAKEACAEHGGSMINAGRGNPNFLNTTVRSSLSLLTLFAAEQAEKTSPAKDIGLRIAQKGVAADFKKFIKGKQGQPGAAFLKQALEYATEKLGMPPDDVVFQLTDGIQGDFYPDPPRIFPLTEAIVNRYLDRVVFSNNPPKGKFNLFATEGATAAMIYIFNSLKENMVLKPGDKVAIVTPIFSPYLELPMLRDYGLETVYIKGDEAMRWQIPDREVAKLKDPGVKALYMVNPTNPTSVSLNADTVKRMADTIKAHNPEMVIISDTVYASFVDDFNTFGKLLPENILGVYSFSKYFGVTGWRLGAIMVHDNCIIDRIISKLPKKEQAQLDIRYRLTSTKPGSIKFYERLEMDSRQVALAHTGGLSGPQQAAMCLFSLFELLDEKYVYKKTIMDILRKRWTALFKALQMEEPKGDNLTRYYALINLEELAVQMYGKEFAAKLTKGHALEYLFRLAGKFQTVCLPGDGFAGPPWSLRVALANISEKDCATIGENIIKVMAGYKKELG; this is encoded by the coding sequence ATGGGCCGAAACGTACACCCGTTTATTCTTGAAGCCGCTGATCAGACTCAAAAAGGCGCGCTTTCCCGCCGCGATTTTTTCAAATACGCCGCTTGTTTTGGGGTAACAGCAATAACGGCCGGTTCACTCATCGGCATGACCGCACCCGAAATAGCTCAGGCATCTGCTCCCGATTGGAAAGGGCTGTCTCGGGAAAGCCCTTTTGAAATCAAGAATCGGCTCATCGAAATGGCTAAGGAGGCCTGCGCCGAACATGGCGGCAGCATGATAAACGCAGGGCGAGGCAACCCCAATTTCCTCAATACAACAGTACGCAGTTCACTGTCCCTGCTGACTCTCTTCGCGGCCGAACAGGCGGAAAAAACAAGCCCGGCTAAAGATATAGGCCTACGCATCGCCCAGAAGGGCGTGGCCGCAGACTTCAAAAAATTCATCAAGGGCAAGCAGGGGCAGCCTGGCGCGGCTTTTCTGAAACAAGCATTGGAATACGCTACCGAAAAACTCGGAATGCCCCCGGACGATGTTGTTTTTCAACTCACCGACGGCATTCAGGGCGACTTTTATCCCGACCCTCCGCGCATCTTTCCGCTAACCGAAGCCATCGTCAACCGCTACCTGGACAGGGTGGTTTTTTCCAACAACCCACCCAAAGGCAAATTCAATCTCTTCGCCACTGAAGGGGCCACTGCAGCCATGATCTACATCTTCAACTCCCTGAAGGAGAACATGGTCCTCAAGCCCGGAGACAAGGTGGCCATCGTGACCCCGATATTCTCACCCTATCTGGAACTGCCGATGCTCAGGGACTACGGACTGGAAACGGTCTATATCAAGGGTGACGAGGCCATGAGGTGGCAGATACCGGACAGGGAAGTCGCCAAACTCAAGGACCCTGGTGTCAAGGCTCTGTACATGGTCAACCCGACAAACCCGACCTCGGTATCCCTAAATGCAGACACGGTTAAACGTATGGCCGACACCATCAAGGCCCATAATCCGGAAATGGTCATTATTTCGGATACGGTTTACGCCAGCTTCGTGGACGACTTCAACACCTTCGGCAAACTGTTGCCCGAGAATATTCTTGGAGTGTATTCCTTCTCCAAGTATTTCGGTGTCACCGGTTGGCGGCTGGGCGCAATAATGGTTCATGATAATTGCATCATCGACAGGATCATCAGCAAACTGCCCAAAAAAGAACAAGCGCAACTGGATATCCGGTATCGGTTGACCTCCACCAAACCGGGCTCCATCAAATTCTATGAACGGCTGGAAATGGACAGCCGGCAGGTGGCTCTGGCCCATACCGGCGGACTCTCCGGGCCGCAGCAGGCAGCTATGTGTCTGTTCTCTCTGTTTGAGTTGCTTGATGAAAAATATGTCTACAAGAAAACCATTATGGATATTCTGCGCAAACGATGGACCGCCCTGTTCAAGGCGCTGCAAATGGAAGAGCCCAAAGGCGACAACCTCACCCGCTACTACGCCCTCATTAATCTTGAGGAACTTGCTGTCCAAATGTATGGTAAAGAGTTTGCGGCCAAGCTGACCAAGGGGCATGCATTGGAATACCTGTTCCGTCTGGCCGGAAAGTTTCAGACCGTCTGCCTGCCCGGAGACGGGTTCGCCGGACCGCCGTGGTCACTGCGGGTGGCTTTGGCCAACATTTCCGAAAAGGACTGCGCGACCATCGGCGAAAACATTATCAAGGTCATGGCCGGATACAAAAAGGAACTCGGCTAG
- a CDS encoding cation transporter, protein MRKCDLTPDQRSKEKAILKAIILDTSVLFLLTGAGLLSGSLTALSEIVRFALLLTIEYATYAVLKRAHREGFSEFEYGTGKIERITNLLVAFGLILSSLYIFSRIISMDEGAPISTTALMLTIIGGTLNMMINYYCSVDFIRSNEKEKSVIVSSQIAARIAKSVASAVVLGVLMLTLWLPDPRSARIVDLIGSVFLIGYMLIIAYGLIRESLPEILDRTIPEPEHFQIIRVLAKYFDNYDGFNGYKARRSGKDLFILINLAFHPERTMADVQKRTLPIMRDLETELPGAIVTVAPELSAAKV, encoded by the coding sequence ATGAGGAAATGCGATCTGACTCCCGACCAGCGATCCAAGGAAAAGGCCATACTCAAGGCGATCATCCTTGATACTTCTGTCCTGTTTCTGCTTACAGGGGCAGGTCTGCTTTCCGGTTCGCTCACCGCCCTCTCCGAAATAGTCCGTTTTGCCCTGCTGCTGACCATTGAATACGCCACCTATGCGGTTTTGAAACGGGCCCACCGGGAAGGATTCAGTGAATTTGAATACGGAACAGGCAAAATAGAGCGCATAACAAATCTGCTGGTGGCGTTCGGCCTTATTCTGAGCAGTCTGTATATCTTTTCCCGGATCATCAGCATGGATGAGGGCGCTCCTATTTCCACAACCGCCTTGATGCTGACAATTATCGGCGGAACTCTCAATATGATGATCAACTATTACTGCTCGGTGGACTTTATCCGTTCCAATGAAAAGGAAAAATCAGTCATCGTTTCTTCGCAGATAGCCGCTCGCATCGCCAAGAGCGTGGCTTCGGCGGTGGTGCTTGGCGTGTTGATGCTGACCCTGTGGCTGCCTGATCCCAGGTCGGCACGGATTGTGGATCTTATCGGGTCCGTTTTTCTGATCGGTTATATGCTGATTATCGCGTACGGATTGATCCGGGAAAGTCTTCCGGAAATACTGGACCGGACCATCCCGGAGCCGGAACATTTTCAGATAATCCGTGTGCTGGCCAAATATTTCGATAATTATGACGGGTTCAACGGATACAAGGCCAGACGTTCGGGCAAGGACTTGTTTATACTGATCAATCTTGCATTCCACCCGGAAAGGACAATGGCGGATGTGCAGAAGAGAACGTTGCCGATCATGCGAGATCTGGAGACGGAACTGCCCGGAGCCATTGTAACCGTAGCCCCTGAACTAAGCGCTGCAAAAGTGTGA